A window from Microbacterium profundi encodes these proteins:
- the nadD gene encoding nicotinate-nucleotide adenylyltransferase, with amino-acid sequence METTTTRAPRIGVMGGTFDPIHHGHLVAASEVAHSFDLDEVVFVPTGHPWQKSNVTPSEHRYLMTVIATASNPQFTVSRVDINREGPTYTIDTLRDLKQDRPDAELFFITGADAVAQILSWRDHDELWELAHFVAVSRPGHVLSTDGLPSENVSQLEVPALSISSTACRERVGDDQPVWYLVPDGVVQYIAKHHLYRSKA; translated from the coding sequence ATGGAGACCACGACCACGCGCGCCCCGCGAATCGGAGTGATGGGCGGAACGTTCGACCCGATTCACCACGGGCACCTGGTCGCGGCGAGCGAGGTCGCGCACTCCTTCGATCTTGACGAGGTCGTCTTCGTTCCGACCGGTCACCCGTGGCAGAAATCGAACGTCACGCCCAGCGAGCACCGGTATCTGATGACCGTGATCGCCACCGCCTCGAACCCGCAGTTCACTGTGAGCAGGGTCGACATCAACCGCGAGGGGCCCACCTACACGATCGACACTCTGCGTGATCTGAAGCAGGACCGGCCCGATGCCGAGCTCTTCTTCATCACCGGAGCGGATGCCGTAGCGCAAATTCTCAGTTGGAGGGACCATGATGAGTTGTGGGAGTTGGCCCACTTCGTCGCGGTATCCCGTCCAGGACATGTACTGAGCACAGACGGACTGCCGAGCGAGAACGTCAGCCAACTGGAGGTTCCGGCCCTGTCGATCTCATCGACAGCTTGCCGAGAGCGTGTGGGCGATGATCAGCCGGTCTGGTATCTCGTCCCCGACGGAGTCGTTCAGTACATAGCGAAGCATCATCTGTATCGGAGCAAGGCATGA
- the proB gene encoding glutamate 5-kinase: MTARTRAELATAERIVVKVGSSSISGESSWRIPMIVHALASAHARGCEIVLVSSGAIATGIPFLDLDARPTDLATQQAAAAVGQNILVYRYQEALRPFKVVAGQVLLTTGDLENSMSRSNARRAMERLLGLRILPIVNENDTVATQEIRFGDNDRLAALVAQLIQADALVLLSDIEALYTKPPTEPDAEPIELIAADQDLSGLEFGSTVVNSVGTGGAATKVSAARLAAASGIGVLVTSADLVSDALTGREIGTWFEPAQATAL; encoded by the coding sequence ATGACCGCACGCACGCGTGCGGAGCTGGCGACAGCCGAGCGCATCGTCGTGAAGGTCGGTTCCTCGTCGATCAGCGGTGAGTCCTCGTGGCGCATCCCGATGATCGTCCATGCCCTGGCGTCCGCCCATGCGCGCGGGTGCGAGATCGTGCTCGTCTCGTCCGGCGCCATCGCCACGGGCATCCCCTTCCTCGATCTGGATGCCAGGCCCACCGACCTCGCGACGCAGCAGGCAGCGGCTGCAGTGGGGCAGAACATCCTCGTCTACCGCTACCAGGAGGCGCTGCGCCCGTTCAAGGTCGTCGCCGGTCAGGTGCTGCTCACGACGGGCGATCTCGAGAACTCCATGTCGCGCAGCAACGCCCGTCGTGCGATGGAGCGACTGCTCGGCCTGCGGATTCTTCCGATCGTGAACGAGAACGACACCGTCGCCACGCAGGAGATCCGTTTCGGCGACAACGATCGCCTTGCGGCTCTCGTGGCCCAGCTCATCCAAGCTGATGCACTGGTGCTGCTCAGCGACATCGAGGCTCTCTACACGAAGCCGCCGACCGAGCCGGACGCCGAGCCGATCGAGCTGATCGCGGCGGATCAGGACCTCTCCGGCCTCGAGTTCGGATCGACGGTCGTGAACAGCGTCGGAACCGGGGGAGCGGCGACCAAGGTGTCTGCGGCACGGCTCGCCGCGGCATCCGGAATCGGCGTCCTCGTCACTAGCGCCGATCTCGTCTCCGACGCGTTGACCGGTCGCGAGATCGGCACGTGGTTCGAGCCTGCGCAGGCGACCGCCCTCTGA
- a CDS encoding glutamate-5-semialdehyde dehydrogenase encodes MIDAPSETAAATDALASAHAPAATDTAETPQDRLTRAKEASRATARLTSDEKAHALEAIAQALEANAALIIAANALDIERGRESGIGEGLIDRLRLDEKRVAALASAVRDVAGLADPVGQVVGGHRMPNGVTLQQVRVPFGVVGAIYEARPNVTVDIAALALRSGNASVLRGGSAARESNTVLVRVMRDALEGAGVTPEAIQTVDDFGRDGAKALMRGRGFVDVLVPRGSASLIETVVTESIVPVIETGAGNVHIVLDESAPDGWAREIVVNAKVQRPSVCNAVETVLVLRQAAPRLVPMIASALESEGVAIHGDDIVAGMVAGVIPATEEDWATEYLSLDIAIKVVDTLDDALAHIRRYSTGHTESIVTTDTRNAERFLAEVDSAVVMVNASTRFTDGGEFGFGAEVGISTQKLHTRGPMGLTELTSTKWLARGAGQTRA; translated from the coding sequence ATGATCGACGCTCCCTCCGAGACCGCTGCTGCGACCGACGCTCTTGCGTCGGCGCACGCGCCTGCCGCGACCGATACGGCTGAGACGCCGCAGGATCGTCTCACGAGGGCCAAGGAAGCATCCCGTGCCACGGCGCGGCTGACGAGCGACGAGAAGGCTCACGCGCTCGAGGCCATCGCACAGGCGCTCGAGGCGAACGCCGCGCTGATCATCGCGGCGAATGCCCTCGACATCGAGCGCGGTCGCGAGAGCGGCATCGGCGAGGGTCTGATCGACCGACTGCGCCTCGATGAGAAGCGCGTCGCAGCCCTCGCCTCTGCCGTGCGCGATGTCGCGGGACTCGCCGACCCCGTCGGCCAGGTCGTCGGCGGACACCGGATGCCGAACGGCGTGACGCTCCAGCAGGTGCGGGTTCCCTTCGGCGTGGTCGGGGCGATCTACGAGGCGCGGCCCAACGTGACCGTCGACATCGCGGCTCTCGCGCTGCGTTCGGGCAATGCCAGCGTGCTGCGCGGCGGCAGTGCCGCCCGCGAGTCCAACACCGTGCTGGTGCGCGTCATGCGCGATGCGCTCGAAGGTGCGGGTGTCACTCCTGAAGCGATCCAGACCGTCGACGACTTCGGTCGTGACGGAGCGAAGGCGCTCATGCGCGGCCGTGGATTCGTCGATGTGCTCGTGCCGCGCGGAAGCGCATCACTGATCGAGACCGTCGTCACCGAATCGATCGTGCCCGTGATCGAGACCGGCGCAGGGAACGTGCACATCGTCCTCGACGAATCCGCGCCGGATGGCTGGGCGCGGGAGATCGTCGTGAACGCCAAGGTGCAGCGACCCAGCGTCTGCAACGCCGTGGAGACGGTGCTGGTGCTGCGACAGGCGGCGCCTCGTCTCGTGCCGATGATCGCCAGCGCGCTGGAGAGCGAGGGCGTCGCGATCCACGGTGACGACATCGTCGCCGGCATGGTCGCAGGCGTCATCCCCGCCACTGAGGAGGACTGGGCGACCGAGTACCTCAGCCTCGACATCGCGATCAAGGTCGTCGACACCCTGGACGACGCACTCGCTCACATCCGCCGCTACAGCACCGGTCACACGGAGTCGATCGTGACGACCGACACACGCAACGCCGAACGGTTCCTCGCCGAGGTGGACTCCGCTGTGGTCATGGTGAACGCATCGACCAGGTTCACCGACGGGGGCGAGTTCGGATTCGGCGCGGAAGTGGGGATCTCGACGCAGAAGCTGCACACGCGAGGCCCGATGGGACTCACCGAACTGACGAGCACGAAGTGGCTGGCGCGTGGGGCAGGTCAGACACGCGCCTGA
- the rsfS gene encoding ribosome silencing factor produces MQSPVNAEEMLQLAASAAVSKGGEDLVALNVSEPLPLVDIFLIVTGNSERNVAAIADEIEDTLLEAGHKRVRREGRQEARWVLLDFGDLIVHVFHGEERVYYGLERLWKDCPVVPIDVAETAATTDSA; encoded by the coding sequence ATGCAATCACCTGTAAATGCCGAAGAGATGCTGCAGCTCGCAGCATCCGCCGCCGTGTCCAAGGGCGGAGAGGACCTCGTCGCGCTGAACGTGTCGGAGCCGCTGCCGCTCGTGGACATCTTCCTGATCGTCACCGGCAACAGCGAGCGCAACGTCGCCGCGATCGCCGACGAGATCGAAGACACGCTCCTCGAAGCCGGTCACAAGCGCGTCCGTCGCGAAGGCCGTCAGGAGGCGCGCTGGGTGCTGTTGGACTTCGGTGACCTGATCGTGCACGTGTTCCACGGCGAGGAGCGGGTCTACTACGGCCTGGAGCGCCTGTGGAAGGACTGCCCTGTCGTCCCGATCGACGTCGCCGAGACTGCTGCGACGACCGACAGCGCCTGA
- a CDS encoding SDR family oxidoreductase has protein sequence MHLITGAGSGIGAALARRLLDRGDELVLFARDAGRAREIAAQFPGASTLVGDLAQPGRLSWALSKQNLPERIDSLVHVAGVVDLGNVADLSPTLWERQLAVNLVAPAELTRLLLPVLRVSRGQVVFVNSGAGLRAHANWSAYAASKHGLKALADALRAEEADSGVRVTSIFPGRTSTPMQARVHQQEGRDYDPELFIDPDSVATTILTALDLPRDAQIVDLSVRPGR, from the coding sequence GTGCACCTGATCACCGGCGCCGGATCCGGCATCGGTGCGGCTCTCGCTCGCCGGCTGCTGGACCGCGGCGACGAGCTCGTGCTCTTCGCCAGGGACGCCGGGCGTGCGCGTGAGATCGCGGCGCAGTTCCCCGGCGCATCGACGCTGGTCGGCGATCTCGCCCAGCCCGGTCGTCTGTCATGGGCGCTGTCGAAGCAGAACCTCCCCGAGCGCATCGATTCGCTCGTGCACGTCGCGGGTGTCGTGGACCTCGGGAACGTCGCAGACCTCTCGCCGACGCTGTGGGAGCGGCAGCTGGCCGTCAATCTGGTCGCGCCGGCAGAGCTGACGCGACTGCTCCTTCCCGTGCTGCGGGTCTCTCGCGGTCAGGTGGTGTTCGTCAACTCCGGCGCCGGCCTGCGCGCTCACGCCAACTGGTCCGCATACGCCGCTTCGAAGCACGGACTCAAGGCGCTCGCTGACGCGCTGCGTGCAGAAGAGGCGGACAGCGGCGTGCGGGTGACGTCGATCTTCCCCGGTCGCACGTCGACGCCGATGCAGGCACGCGTGCACCAGCAGGAGGGCCGCGACTACGATCCTGAGCTCTTCATCGATCCTGACTCGGTGGCGACCACGATCCTCACCGCCCTCGATCTGCCGCGTGACGCGCAGATCGTCGACCTCTCGGTGCGACCGGGCAGGTGA